One window of the Verrucomicrobiota bacterium genome contains the following:
- a CDS encoding 1-acyl-sn-glycerol-3-phosphate acyltransferase has translation MNPIYAVTACVCRILFRLWFRWRVIHPERVPREGPVILASNHASFLDPPLIGSPLPRMVNYLARESLFRVPGIGAYLKALHAVPVDRDGGGGTGLKAILDRLRGGGAILLFPEGTRTSDGSLLPAKAGIGLTVIKSDAPVVPVRVFGTFEAYGRSHRWPRPRPIAVKYGRPLDFSKWREEAKSCSKPRLKQVYQEVADALMLEIGRLEAQWDDSK, from the coding sequence ATGAACCCGATCTACGCGGTCACCGCCTGCGTCTGCCGGATCCTTTTCCGGTTATGGTTCCGCTGGCGGGTGATCCACCCCGAGCGTGTGCCGCGGGAGGGTCCGGTCATCCTCGCTTCGAATCACGCCAGCTTTCTCGATCCGCCGCTGATTGGGTCGCCCTTGCCGCGCATGGTGAATTATCTGGCGCGGGAATCCTTGTTTCGAGTGCCTGGCATTGGCGCCTATTTGAAGGCTCTGCACGCGGTGCCCGTGGATCGGGATGGAGGCGGGGGCACGGGATTGAAGGCCATTCTCGACCGGTTGCGGGGCGGTGGCGCGATTCTGCTTTTCCCGGAAGGCACTCGAACCTCGGATGGTTCGTTGCTGCCGGCCAAAGCCGGCATCGGGCTGACTGTGATCAAGTCAGACGCTCCGGTGGTGCCGGTGCGCGTGTTTGGAACGTTTGAAGCGTACGGACGGAGCCATCGCTGGCCGCGCCCGCGTCCGATCGCGGTCAAATACGGGCGTCCGCTGGATTTTTCGAAATGGCGGGAGGAAGCCAAGTCTTGCTCGAAGCCGAGGCTCAAGCAGGTTTATCAGGAAGTCGCCGACGCTTTGATGTTGGAAATCGGCCGGCTGGAGGCGCAGTGGGACGACTCGAAGTGA
- a CDS encoding amino-acid N-acetyltransferase: protein MKPTDLRGILQYIPRFRDKTFVISLDGAIVTDENFANLLLDVAVLRSLNIRVVLVHGASAQIRTLAEELHATPSNLDGTGITDADTLKLALTAANRLTHEILEGLAANDLRAACTNAIIAHPMGILNGVDHLHTGKVERVDVELLQTLLSQGVVPVVPPLGFDGDGRTYRVNSDGVALALAESLKAAKLIFITEEEGLTRQGQLIRQVPVSDLQASLTKQRDDFLPSMISKAEHAAAACRADVPRVHLLSGRVDEGLLAEVFSNQGIGTLVYANEYQQIRRAMKKDVRVILALTKKSVESHELVKRTRPAIERQINDYYLFEIDKNPVACVALHVYPEHGAGELACLYVNPSHENQGIGRKMLQFVESRARELNLNTLLTLSTQAFNYFQSKGGFIEGTPDDLPPARREKYDQSGRKSKVLLKQLV, encoded by the coding sequence GTGAAACCAACCGACCTCCGGGGCATCCTCCAGTACATTCCGCGTTTTCGGGATAAAACCTTCGTCATCAGCCTCGATGGCGCCATCGTCACGGACGAAAACTTCGCCAATCTCCTGCTCGACGTCGCCGTCCTGCGCTCGCTCAACATCCGGGTCGTGCTCGTGCATGGCGCTTCGGCCCAAATCCGGACGCTCGCCGAGGAACTCCACGCCACACCTTCGAACTTGGACGGCACCGGCATTACCGATGCCGACACGCTCAAACTCGCCCTCACCGCCGCCAACCGCCTCACCCACGAAATCCTCGAAGGCCTCGCCGCCAACGACCTGCGCGCCGCCTGCACCAATGCCATCATCGCCCACCCCATGGGCATCCTGAACGGCGTGGACCACCTCCACACCGGCAAGGTCGAGCGGGTGGACGTCGAACTCCTCCAGACGCTCCTCTCCCAAGGCGTGGTTCCCGTCGTTCCCCCGCTCGGCTTCGACGGGGACGGACGCACTTACCGGGTCAATTCAGACGGCGTCGCCCTCGCCCTCGCCGAATCTCTCAAGGCCGCGAAACTGATCTTCATCACCGAGGAAGAGGGCCTGACCCGTCAAGGCCAGTTGATCCGGCAAGTCCCAGTCTCGGATTTGCAAGCCTCCTTGACGAAGCAGCGCGACGACTTTCTGCCTTCCATGATCTCGAAGGCGGAGCATGCCGCCGCCGCCTGCCGCGCCGACGTCCCACGCGTGCACCTGCTCAGCGGCCGCGTCGATGAGGGACTCCTGGCGGAAGTATTCTCTAACCAAGGCATCGGGACGCTGGTCTATGCGAACGAGTACCAGCAAATCCGCCGCGCTATGAAAAAAGACGTGCGCGTCATCCTCGCGCTCACCAAGAAATCCGTGGAATCGCACGAACTGGTCAAGCGGACACGCCCGGCAATCGAGCGGCAGATCAACGACTACTATCTGTTCGAGATCGACAAGAATCCAGTGGCTTGCGTCGCCTTGCACGTCTATCCCGAACACGGCGCGGGGGAACTCGCCTGCCTCTACGTCAACCCTTCGCACGAAAATCAAGGCATCGGCCGGAAAATGCTCCAATTCGTGGAAAGCCGGGCGAGAGAGTTGAACCTGAACACGCTGCTCACCTTGTCCACGCAGGCCTTTAATTATTTCCAATCCAAAGGCGGCTTCATCGAAGGCACGCCGGATGACCTGCCGCCCGCCCGCCGGGAAAAGTACGATCAAAGCGGACGAAAATCCAAAGTCCTGCTGAAGCAGTTGGTGTAA